The Acidobacteriota bacterium genomic sequence TCTCGGGAGATCACCTCTACTTCGGTGGCTGGTCCACCCCTAACGTGCCCAATGACGAACGAATGCTGACGGGTTTCGAGGAAGGTCACGGCATCCCACAGGACGCGCTGCTTGACGCGGCGTTGCTGGTCAAACATCTCGATCGTAACGACGACGCCGCGCTGCAAGCCGAAGAGATCCCACCGGGACGTCTCGTCGAAGCCTTCATCTTCGTCGATGGCAACGCCGACGGCGCACTGGCGGCCGAGGAGATCGCCGGCCTGCTGGGCCCGGCGGCACCCGGTGAGAATGTCATGCTTTCCGTCCGCCACGGCGGCACGGGCGATGTGACCGAGAGCCACGTCCAGTGGCGTCGAACCAAGGGCGTTCCGTATGTCGCCTCACCGCTGCTCTACAACGATCGTCTGTACTACGTGAAGAAGGGTGGCCTCCTCAGTGCGGTCGATCCGAAGAGCGGTGAGCCGTTCTTCGAGATGGCGCGGCTGGGTGAGGGCGGCGAATACTACGCGACGCCGGTCGGTGTGGGAGACCGCATCGTGATCGCGTCGGCCCGTGGGACGGTGTTCGTGATCGGGACCGGGGACGAGCTGGAGGTTCTGTCGGAGAACAAGTTTGGCGAGTCGATCGCGGCGACCCCGGCGGTCGTGGGCGACACGATGTATCTGCGTACCGAGGAGCATCTGTGGGCGATCGGCGGCGAATGAGTTACGGCCGACTCTTCACCGCGTTCGTTCTCTCGTTGTTGCTGGTCGCCTGTGACGGTGAGCCGCAAAAAGACTGGGCCATCGCCATCCACGGTGGCGCAGGTTCGATCCGAGCGGGCGACGACTCCGCGTTCGAGAAACATGCCCGGGCCTCGCTTCAGGCCGCGCTGCAGACCGGCGTAACGATGTTGGAGTCCGGCAGTTCCAGCCTGGACGTCGTCGAGGCCGTCATCGTCGCGATGGAAGACGACCCGTTGTTCAACGCCGGCCGTGGTGCCGTCTTCAATCGCGACGGGATCAACGAGCTGGACGCCTCGATCATGAACGGTCGCGACCTCTCGTGTGGTGCCGTGGCCGGTGTACGACGCGTCAAGAACCCCATTCGGTTGGCCCGCCAGGTGATGGAACAGACCCGTCATGTGCTGCTGGCCGGTGAGGGTGCGGAGACGTTCGGGGAGGAGCGAGGTGTCGAGTTCGTCGATCCGTCTTACTTCTTCACCCAACGACGCTGGAATTCGCTTAACGAGAAACTCGCGGAGGAGTTCCCTCGCGATCCGGAAGGCGGCAGCACCGTCGGCGTCGTCGCGCTGGATCGCAACGGCGATCTTGCCGCCGGCACGTCCACCGGTGGGTTGA encodes the following:
- a CDS encoding isoaspartyl peptidase/L-asparaginase; its protein translation is MSYGRLFTAFVLSLLLVACDGEPQKDWAIAIHGGAGSIRAGDDSAFEKHARASLQAALQTGVTMLESGSSSLDVVEAVIVAMEDDPLFNAGRGAVFNRDGINELDASIMNGRDLSCGAVAGVRRVKNPIRLARQVMEQTRHVLLAGEGAETFGEERGVEFVDPSYFFTQRRWNSLNEKLAEEFPRDPEGGSTVGVVALDRNGDLAAGTSTGGLTAKRYGRIGDSPIIGAGTYADNRTCAISGTGVGEEYIRNGIAHGISAAMELGGMTLEDSMRRAIEETLKPGDGGTIGVDFRGNISMQFNT